From the Deinococcus gobiensis I-0 genome, the window CACGGGTCGGGGGAGGGGCAGAAAGTGCCCCCGCCCGTCCGCCTACGCTTCCGGGATCAGCGTAAAGGTGACCTCGACCGAGGCGCTGTCGCTGCTGCCCGCATAGTTCACGCCGAACTCGTGCGGATTGAACTTGAACTGGGTCGTCACCCGTACCTGATTGCCCGTGCGGGTGGCCTTGACCGGCACGCTGAGGGACCGCGTCACGCCCTTCAGCGTGAGCTGCCCGCCCGCCGTGGTGCTGACGGTCTGGCCGTCGGCCAGCCGGCCGCCCGTCAGGCTGGTCAGCACGAAGGTCGCGTTCGGAAAGCGGGCGGTGTTCAGGGCCGACTCGCCCCGGGCGTGGTCGTCGCGCAGGCCTATGCCGGTGCGCAGGTTGACCAGCGGCACGCTCACCTGCCCCCGCGTCGCCGCGAGGTCGTCGGGGTCGAGCTGCACACTGGCCGTCACGCCCTCGACCGTGCCCCTGACGTTTACGATCAGGACCCGGTGCTCGAAGGTCGCGCGGCCCTGCGCCGCCGTGT encodes:
- a CDS encoding YceI family protein, which codes for MTRAFSRTGRRFLALALLAGSGTVWAAPYTAAQGRATFEHRVLIVNVRGTVEGVTASVQLDPDDLAATRGQVSVPLVNLRTGIGLRDDHARGESALNTARFPNATFVLTSLTGGRLADGQTVSTTAGGQLTLKGVTRSLSVPVKATRTGNQVRVTTQFKFNPHEFGVNYAGSSDSASVEVTFTLIPEA